In Apium graveolens cultivar Ventura chromosome 10, ASM990537v1, whole genome shotgun sequence, the following are encoded in one genomic region:
- the LOC141692951 gene encoding uncharacterized protein LOC141692951, producing the protein MRGRLRVVGDGSTTWAEVPNEYWSEVVKADEEIPLILEPKLIGGSETPEYGEYSIHFTIKLYHGGDLDESVKSYVGGEISYFDMCSIKHYHGGDFGLKELESMCVEVGLKKGDFDLWYCLPEVELSVGLMSIENEEHVGNLTDMLVYTKLLRVYATARTFRNWNCEWDDFSFTQLLVDEKEKRVSQMIDEAEDHIVPIEKEDEDVPAQGEDEEDNDSFQGDNSNLDSTDSEVEKTPKKKKRIPPPNPPYRTRKRGRFSMLRVRIRVTLC; encoded by the exons ATGCGAGGCCGTTTACGGGTTGTTGGTGATGGTAGCACTACCTGGGCTGAAGTTCCAAACGAATATTGGAGTGAAGTTGTGAAAGCAGATGAAGAAATACCACTAATCCTAGAACCAAAACTGATTGGGGGGTCTGAAACACCCGAGTATGGAG AATATTCAATCCACTTTACAATTAAACTATACCATGGTGGGGATTTAGATGAATCTGTTAAGTCATATGTTGGTGGAGAAATATCGTATTTTGATATGTGCTCAATTAAACATTACCATGGTGGAGATTTTGGTTTGAAAGAACTTGAATCGATGTGTGTAGAAGTAGGGTTGAAAAAAGGGGATTTTGATTTGTGGTATTGCTTACCAGAAGTAGAATTGTCTGTTGGATTGATGTCAATTGAAAATGAAGAACATGTTGGAAATTTGACTGATATGTTGGTTTACACAAAATTATTGCGAGTGTATGCCACTGCTAGGACCTTTAGAAATTGGAATTGTGAATGGGATGATTTCTCCTTCACACAACTGTTGGTGgatgaaaaagaaaaaagagtAAGTCAAATGATTGATGAGGCAGAGGATCATATTGTACCCATAGAaaaagaggatgaagatgtgcCTGCACAAGGGGAGGATGAGGAGGATAATGACAGTTTTCAAGGGGACAACTCTAACTTAGATTCAACTGACAGTGAAGTAGAGAAGACTCCAAAAAAGAAGAAGAGAATCCCTCCTCCTAATCCTCCATACAGGACCAGAAAGAGAGGAAGATTTTCCA